In Eriocheir sinensis breed Jianghai 21 chromosome 10, ASM2467909v1, whole genome shotgun sequence, the following proteins share a genomic window:
- the LOC126996688 gene encoding mucin-20-like isoform X16 has product MYATTPQMAVTSRKASASSDQSSLVINSRASHGSSSSSDQSLLVINSRASHGSSSSSDQSSLVINSRASHGSSSSSDQSSLVINSRASHGSSASSVMAATDSAGAQGSSPSSDESSRVVTSRSANGTSPSSDESSRVIASKAGHGSSPSSDESSRVVTSRSANGTSPSSDESSRIIASKAGHGSSPSSDESSRVIASKAGHGSSPSSDESSRVVTSRSANGTSASSVMAVTNSAGAHGSSASTDQSSRVIASKAAHESSASSVMAVTNSAGAHGSSASTDQSSRVIASKAAHESSASSVMAVTNSAGAHGSSASTDQSSRVIASKAAHESSASTIATEVTKSRAAHESSASTDQSSRVIASKAAHESSASTIATEVTKSGAAHESSASTDQSSRVIASKAAHESSVSTIATEVTKSGAAHESSASTDQSSWVVTSKAAHASASSVLATPSVAARGAGLTARTGSPHRLPLHRRLVKAGPSSQKSEKWRPLMLSSSQASGMEEVKTGFLSEANCTLTAALPSFLHSFAKGTRSSPSAWQP; this is encoded by the exons atgTACGCAACGACAccacagatggccgtgacgtccaggaaggcatcagcctcatcagaccagtcatcactggttatcaattcgagggcatcccatggatcatcatcctcatcagaccagtcattactggttatcaattcgagggcatcccatggatcatcatcctcatcagaccagtcatcactggttatcaattcgag ggcatcccatggatcctcatcctcatcagaccagtcatcactggttatcaattcgagggcatcccatggatcatcagcttcatcggtgatggcggccaccgattcggcgggtgcccaaggatcatcaccctcatcagacgagtcatcacgggtcgtcacttcaaggagtgccaatggaacatcaccctcatcagacgagtcatcacgggtcattgcttcaaaggctggccacggatcatcaccctcatcagacgagtcatcacgggtcgtcacttcaaggagtgccaatggaacatcaccctcatcagacgagtcatcacggatcattgcttcaaaggctggccatggatcatcaccctcatcagacgagtcatcacgggtcattgcttcaaaggctggccatggatcatcaccctcatcagacgagtcatcacgggtcgtcacttcaaggagtgccaatggaacatcagcctcatcggtgatggcggtcaccaattcggcgggtgcccatggatcatcagcctccacggaccagtcatcacgggtcattgcttcaaaggctgcccatgaatcatcagcctcatcggtgatggcggtcaccaattcggcgggtgcccatggatcatcagcctccacggaccagtcatcacgggtcattgcttcaaaggctgcccatgaatcatcagcctcatcggtgatggcggtcaccaattcggcgggtgcccatggatcatcagcctccacggaccagtcatcacgggtcattgcttcaaaggctgcccatgaatcatcagcctcgaccatagcaacagaggtcaccaagtctagggctgcccatgaatcatcagcctccacggaccagtcatcacgggtcattgcttcaaaggctgcccatgaatcatcagcctcgaccatagcaacaGAG gtcaccaagtctggggctgcccatgaatcatcagcctccacggaccagtcatcacgggtcattgcttcaaaggctgcccatgaatcatcagtcTCGACCATAGCAACAgag gtcaccaagtctggggctgcccatgaatcatcagcctccacggaccagtcatcatgggtcgtcacttcaaaggctgcccatgcatcagcctcatcggtcctggccaccccgtcagtggccgcacgcggtgcagggctcaccgcccggacgggctcgccacaccgcctcccgttgcaccggaggctggtgaaggcgggcccgtcgtcacagaagagcgagaagtggaggccgctgatgttgtccagcagccaggccagcggcatggaagaggtgaagactggcttcctaagcgaggcgaattgcaccctgacggccgcgttgccgtctttcttgcacagcttcgccaagggcacacgcagttcaccctcggcgtggcagccttga
- the LOC126996688 gene encoding mucin-20-like isoform X8 gives MYATTPQMAVTSRKASASSDQSSLVINSRASHGSSSSSDQSLLVINSRASHGSSSSSDQSSLVINSRSSHGSSSSSDQSSLVINSRASHGSSSSSDQSLLVINSRASHGSSSSSDQSSLVINSRASHGSSASSVMAATDSAGAQGSSPSSDESSRVVTSRSANGTSPSSDESSRVIASKAGHGSSPSSDESSRVVTSRSANGTSPSSDESSRIIASKAGHGSSPSSDESSRVIASKAGHGSSPSSDESSRVVTSRSANGTSASSVMAVTNSAGAHGSSASTDQSSRVIASKAAHESSASSVMAVTNSAGAHGSSASTDQSSRVIASKAAHESSASSVMAVTNSAGAHGSSASTDQSSRVIASKAAHESSASTIATEVTKSRAAHESSASTDQSSRVIASKAAHESSASTIATEVTKSGAAHESSASTDQSSRVIASKAAHESSVSTIATEVTKSGAAHESSASTDQSSWVVTSKAAHASASSVLATPSVAARGAGLTARTGSPHRLPLHRRLVKAGPSSQKSEKWRPLMLSSSQASGMEEVKTGFLSEANCTLTAALPSFLHSFAKGTRSSPSAWQP, from the exons atgTACGCAACGACAccacagatggccgtgacgtccaggaaggcatcagcctcatcagaccagtcatcactggttatcaattcgagggcatcccatggatcatcatcctcatcagaccagtcattactggttatcaattcgagggcatcccatggatcatcatcctcatcagaccagtcatcactggttatcaattcgag gtcatcccatggatcatcatcctcatcagaccagtcatcactggttatcaattcgagggcatcccatggatcatcatcctcatcagaccagtcattactggttatcaattcgag ggcatcccatggatcctcatcctcatcagaccagtcatcactggttatcaattcgagggcatcccatggatcatcagcttcatcggtgatggcggccaccgattcggcgggtgcccaaggatcatcaccctcatcagacgagtcatcacgggtcgtcacttcaaggagtgccaatggaacatcaccctcatcagacgagtcatcacgggtcattgcttcaaaggctggccacggatcatcaccctcatcagacgagtcatcacgggtcgtcacttcaaggagtgccaatggaacatcaccctcatcagacgagtcatcacggatcattgcttcaaaggctggccatggatcatcaccctcatcagacgagtcatcacgggtcattgcttcaaaggctggccatggatcatcaccctcatcagacgagtcatcacgggtcgtcacttcaaggagtgccaatggaacatcagcctcatcggtgatggcggtcaccaattcggcgggtgcccatggatcatcagcctccacggaccagtcatcacgggtcattgcttcaaaggctgcccatgaatcatcagcctcatcggtgatggcggtcaccaattcggcgggtgcccatggatcatcagcctccacggaccagtcatcacgggtcattgcttcaaaggctgcccatgaatcatcagcctcatcggtgatggcggtcaccaattcggcgggtgcccatggatcatcagcctccacggaccagtcatcacgggtcattgcttcaaaggctgcccatgaatcatcagcctcgaccatagcaacagaggtcaccaagtctagggctgcccatgaatcatcagcctccacggaccagtcatcacgggtcattgcttcaaaggctgcccatgaatcatcagcctcgaccatagcaacaGAG gtcaccaagtctggggctgcccatgaatcatcagcctccacggaccagtcatcacgggtcattgcttcaaaggctgcccatgaatcatcagtcTCGACCATAGCAACAgag gtcaccaagtctggggctgcccatgaatcatcagcctccacggaccagtcatcatgggtcgtcacttcaaaggctgcccatgcatcagcctcatcggtcctggccaccccgtcagtggccgcacgcggtgcagggctcaccgcccggacgggctcgccacaccgcctcccgttgcaccggaggctggtgaaggcgggcccgtcgtcacagaagagcgagaagtggaggccgctgatgttgtccagcagccaggccagcggcatggaagaggtgaagactggcttcctaagcgaggcgaattgcaccctgacggccgcgttgccgtctttcttgcacagcttcgccaagggcacacgcagttcaccctcggcgtggcagccttga
- the LOC126996688 gene encoding mucin-20-like isoform X19, with translation MAATDSAGAQGSSPSSDESSRVVTSRSANGTSPSSDESSRVIASKAGHGSSPSSDESSRVVTSRSANGTSPSSDESSRIIASKAGHGSSPSSDESSRVIASKAGHGSSPSSDESSRVVTSRSANGTSASSVMAVTNSAGAHGSSASTDQSSRVIASKAAHESSASSVMAVTNSAGAHGSSASTDQSSRVIASKAAHESSASSVMAVTNSAGAHGSSASTDQSSRVIASKAAHESSASTIATEVTKSRAAHESSASTDQSSRVIASKAAHESSASTIATEVTKSGAAHESSASTDQSSRVIASKAAHESSVSTIATEVTKSGAAHESSASTDQSSWVVTSKAAHASASSVLATPSVAARGAGLTARTGSPHRLPLHRRLVKAGPSSQKSEKWRPLMLSSSQASGMEEVKTGFLSEANCTLTAALPSFLHSFAKGTRSSPSAWQP, from the exons atggcggccaccgattcggcgggtgcccaaggatcatcaccctcatcagacgagtcatcacgggtcgtcacttcaaggagtgccaatggaacatcaccctcatcagacgagtcatcacgggtcattgcttcaaaggctggccacggatcatcaccctcatcagacgagtcatcacgggtcgtcacttcaaggagtgccaatggaacatcaccctcatcagacgagtcatcacggatcattgcttcaaaggctggccatggatcatcaccctcatcagacgagtcatcacgggtcattgcttcaaaggctggccatggatcatcaccctcatcagacgagtcatcacgggtcgtcacttcaaggagtgccaatggaacatcagcctcatcggtgatggcggtcaccaattcggcgggtgcccatggatcatcagcctccacggaccagtcatcacgggtcattgcttcaaaggctgcccatgaatcatcagcctcatcggtgatggcggtcaccaattcggcgggtgcccatggatcatcagcctccacggaccagtcatcacgggtcattgcttcaaaggctgcccatgaatcatcagcctcatcggtgatggcggtcaccaattcggcgggtgcccatggatcatcagcctccacggaccagtcatcacgggtcattgcttcaaaggctgcccatgaatcatcagcctcgaccatagcaacagaggtcaccaagtctagggctgcccatgaatcatcagcctccacggaccagtcatcacgggtcattgcttcaaaggctgcccatgaatcatcagcctcgaccatagcaacaGAG gtcaccaagtctggggctgcccatgaatcatcagcctccacggaccagtcatcacgggtcattgcttcaaaggctgcccatgaatcatcagtcTCGACCATAGCAACAgag gtcaccaagtctggggctgcccatgaatcatcagcctccacggaccagtcatcatgggtcgtcacttcaaaggctgcccatgcatcagcctcatcggtcctggccaccccgtcagtggccgcacgcggtgcagggctcaccgcccggacgggctcgccacaccgcctcccgttgcaccggaggctggtgaaggcgggcccgtcgtcacagaagagcgagaagtggaggccgctgatgttgtccagcagccaggccagcggcatggaagaggtgaagactggcttcctaagcgaggcgaattgcaccctgacggccgcgttgccgtctttcttgcacagcttcgccaagggcacacgcagttcaccctcggcgtggcagccttga
- the LOC126996688 gene encoding mucin-20-like isoform X15 — translation MAATDSAGAQGSSPSSDESSRVVTSRSANGTSPSSDESSRVIASKAGHGSSPSSDESSRVVTSRSANGTSPSSDESSRIIASKAGHGSSPSSDESSRVIASKAGHGSSPSSDESSRVVTSRSANGTSASSVMAVTNSAGAHGSSASTDQSSRVIASKAAHESSASSVMAVTNSAGAHGSSASTDQSSRVIASKAAHESSASSVMAVTNSAGAHGSSASTDQSSRVIASKAAHESSASTIATEVTKSGAAHESSASTDQSSWVVTSKAAHASASSVLATPSVAARGAGLTARTGSPHRLPLHRRLVKAGPSSQKSEKWRPLMLSSSQASGMEEVKTGFLSEANCTLTAALPSFLHSFAKGTRSSPSAWQP, via the exons atggcggccaccgattcggcgggtgcccaaggatcatcaccctcatcagacgagtcatcacgggtcgtcacttcaaggagtgccaatggaacatcaccctcatcagacgagtcatcacgggtcattgcttcaaaggctggccacggatcatcaccctcatcagacgagtcatcacgggtcgtcacttcaaggagtgccaatggaacatcaccctcatcagacgagtcatcacggatcattgcttcaaaggctggccatggatcatcaccctcatcagacgagtcatcacgggtcattgcttcaaaggctggccatggatcatcaccctcatcagacgagtcatcacgggtcgtcacttcaaggagtgccaatggaacatcagcctcatcggtgatggcggtcaccaattcggcgggtgcccatggatcatcagcctccacggaccagtcatcacgggtcattgcttcaaaggctgcccatgaatcatcagcctcatcggtgatggcggtcaccaattcggcgggtgcccatggatcatcagcctccacggaccagtcatcacgggtcattgcttcaaaggctgcccatgaatcatcagcctcatcggtgatggcggtcaccaattcggcgggtgcccatggatcatcagcctccacggaccagtcatcacgggtcattgcttcaaaggctgcccatgaatcatcagcctcgaccatagcaacagag gtcaccaagtctggggctgcccatgaatcatcagcctccacggaccagtcatcatgggtcgtcacttcaaaggctgcccatgcatcagcctcatcggtcctggccaccccgtcagtggccgcacgcggtgcagggctcaccgcccggacgggctcgccacaccgcctcccgttgcaccggaggctggtgaaggcgggcccgtcgtcacagaagagcgagaagtggaggccgctgatgttgtccagcagccaggccagcggcatggaagaggtgaagactggcttcctaagcgaggcgaattgcaccctgacggccgcgttgccgtctttcttgcacagcttcgccaagggcacacgcagttcaccctcggcgtggcagccttga
- the LOC126996688 gene encoding mucin-20-like isoform X5 produces the protein MAATDSAGAQGSSPSSDESSRVVTSRSANGTSPSSDESSRVIASKAGHGSSPSSDESSRVVTSRSANGTSPSSDESSRIIASKAGHGSSPSSDESSRVIASKAGHGSSPSSDESSRVVTSRSANGTSASSVMAVTNSAGAHGSSASTDQSSRVIASKAAHESSASSVMAVTNSAGAHGSSASTDQSSRVIASKAAHESSASSVMAVTNSAGAHGSSASTDQSSRVIASKAAHESSASTIATEVTKSRAAHESSASTDQSSRVIASKAAHESSASTIATEVTKSGAAHESSASTDQSSWVVTSKAAHASASSVLATPSVAARGAGLTARTGSPHRLPLHRRLVKAGPSSQKSEKWRPLMLSSSQASGMEEVKTGFLSEANCTLTAALPSFLHSFAKGTRSSPSAWQP, from the exons atggcggccaccgattcggcgggtgcccaaggatcatcaccctcatcagacgagtcatcacgggtcgtcacttcaaggagtgccaatggaacatcaccctcatcagacgagtcatcacgggtcattgcttcaaaggctggccacggatcatcaccctcatcagacgagtcatcacgggtcgtcacttcaaggagtgccaatggaacatcaccctcatcagacgagtcatcacggatcattgcttcaaaggctggccatggatcatcaccctcatcagacgagtcatcacgggtcattgcttcaaaggctggccatggatcatcaccctcatcagacgagtcatcacgggtcgtcacttcaaggagtgccaatggaacatcagcctcatcggtgatggcggtcaccaattcggcgggtgcccatggatcatcagcctccacggaccagtcatcacgggtcattgcttcaaaggctgcccatgaatcatcagcctcatcggtgatggcggtcaccaattcggcgggtgcccatggatcatcagcctccacggaccagtcatcacgggtcattgcttcaaaggctgcccatgaatcatcagcctcatcggtgatggcggtcaccaattcggcgggtgcccatggatcatcagcctccacggaccagtcatcacgggtcattgcttcaaaggctgcccatgaatcatcagcctcgaccatagcaacagaggtcaccaagtctagggctgcccatgaatcatcagcctccacggaccagtcatcacgggtcattgcttcaaaggctgcccatgaatcatcagcctcgaccatagcaacaGAG gtcaccaagtctggggctgcccatgaatcatcagcctccacggaccagtcatcatgggtcgtcacttcaaaggctgcccatgcatcagcctcatcggtcctggccaccccgtcagtggccgcacgcggtgcagggctcaccgcccggacgggctcgccacaccgcctcccgttgcaccggaggctggtgaaggcgggcccgtcgtcacagaagagcgagaagtggaggccgctgatgttgtccagcagccaggccagcggcatggaagaggtgaagactggcttcctaagcgaggcgaattgcaccctgacggccgcgttgccgtctttcttgcacagcttcgccaagggcacacgcagttcaccctcggcgtggcagccttga